CCACCGGTGGCTCGGGTTCCGAAGGCGGCGCCAGCCAATAGTTCGCCCACGCGAGTTTCACCTATCCACATCCATGAAGAGGTAACCATGAACGTCGATAACAACCTTGAGAAAGAAGTCCTGACCCGTCTGCTGCACGCCCATCCAAATGGCTTGGGCAAGGAGGTCCTGGACAATTACCGGGGGGAGAAAATCGTGGCCAGCACCCTCGCCACGCTGCAGGATCGCGGGCTGATTCAGCACGGGCATGTGACCTGCAACGAGGCCGGCGAACACTCGCTGCAACTGCCGATCAAACTCAGCGCGGCTGGGGTTGAGGCGGCGCGCAAGCTGGACGTTTAACAAGATGGATCAGGTCGCAGTCGTGCGCGGCTGCGACCGTTTGAGCGACTCTACAAGTAGCAGGAGAAATCCCATGCCTCGTGGAAGCAAAGACAAATATACCGCCGAGCAAAAGCGCAAGGCCGAGCACATTGAAGAAGGCTACGAGCACAAAGGTGTCTCGAAAGATGAAGCGCAGGCGCGCGCCTGGGCAACGGTGAACAAGCAGTCCGGTGGCGGCGAACGCAAGGGGGGCTCCGGGCGCAAGAAACCGGCGAGTGCCAAATCAGAAGATCGCAAGGAATCGTCACGGCGTGCGGTGGCCAGTCGCGAAGGTCATTCGCGTGACAGCAAGGCTTCGCGAGAGACGCAGACGGTTGACAGTTTGAGGAAGGAAGCGACTTCGAAGAAGATTCCGGGGCGCTCGAGCATGCGTAAACAAGAGTTGATTGAGGCGTTGCGCAAGGCTGGGTAGAAGCCTGATTTTTTTTATTGAATGTAGTGGCCCCTTCGCGGGCAAGCCTCGCTTCTACAGGTTAGGGTTGTAGCGAAAATCCGCGTATGACCAAATCCCTGTAGGAGCGAGGCTTGCCCGCGAAAGCGTTATGTCAGGCGCCGAAAGTCTTCCTGATTAACGCATCCACCTCAGCAGTCCCAGGCGAAGTCGCCGGCCCCCACCGAGTGACTGCCAGCGCCGCTGCCGCATTCGCCCGCCGCGCCGCTTCACTCGCCGACAACCCTCGCGCCAACCCGGCCAGAAACACCCCGGCATGGGCATCGCCAGCACCATTGCTGTCTACCGCTTCAACCTTGAAACCGGGCAGATGCTCTCGCTCGCCGCGCTGACTGATCCAGCACCCTTGCGGCCCATCGCGCACCACCATCAACACCTCGGCCGGCAGGTGATCGGTGAGCCTGTCCAGCGCCTCGGCAATGTCCGCCGCCCCGGTAAACCGCAGCGCCTCGACACTGTTGCTTGTCCACAGATCAATGCGCGGCAACAACGCCTGCATCAATGGCGCGTCCGGCGAGTCCACCAACGGGCCGGGATCGAACACCACGTTGATCACTTTCGGCAAACCCAGCACCCAATCCAGCAGCGCCTGGGCCTTGCCGACATGCAACAGGCTGTAGCCACTGACATACACGTAGTCACCCGCCTCGGCCGGCACGCTCGCCAGGTCCTCGGTGGTCAATTCGCCCTCGGCGCCGATGTAGGAAATGAAACTGCGCTCAGCCGAGGCATCGGTCACCGCAACGCACAACCCCGTATCCCGTTCGGCCTTGTGTGCGATGCCGATCCGAATGCCTTCAACCTTCATCGCCTCACGGGCCAGGTCGCCGAAACGACCGGTGCCATGACGACCGAGGTAGACCACCGGCAGCCCGTTACGCGCGGCGGCGGCCATCACGTT
This region of Pseudomonas mandelii genomic DNA includes:
- a CDS encoding Rho termination factor N-terminal domain-containing protein, translating into MPRGSKDKYTAEQKRKAEHIEEGYEHKGVSKDEAQARAWATVNKQSGGGERKGGSGRKKPASAKSEDRKESSRRAVASREGHSRDSKASRETQTVDSLRKEATSKKIPGRSSMRKQELIEALRKAG
- a CDS encoding PfkB family carbohydrate kinase; amino-acid sequence: MPRLLHTGQVIIDLVMAVDKLPQPGGDVLAQSASFEAGGGFNVMAAAARNGLPVVYLGRHGTGRFGDLAREAMKVEGIRIGIAHKAERDTGLCVAVTDASAERSFISYIGAEGELTTEDLASVPAEAGDYVYVSGYSLLHVGKAQALLDWVLGLPKVINVVFDPGPLVDSPDAPLMQALLPRIDLWTSNSVEALRFTGAADIAEALDRLTDHLPAEVLMVVRDGPQGCWISQRGEREHLPGFKVEAVDSNGAGDAHAGVFLAGLARGLSASEAARRANAAAALAVTRWGPATSPGTAEVDALIRKTFGA